The nucleotide window CAGTTGTTTATTTTTACTCTTACTCCTAATTACCCAGTATGAAAGTATCATCTGTGGTTGGAACAAGTAATCTGGGCTTTGCTTTTATGATAACTATCATACCTTGAGTAAGAGAACTTTTCTTTTGactattttcagaatttcattcTCTCTGGTCTGGCCATGTAGCATTTTTCTTTGGTTCACTGTTTTTATGATTTACCAGCCATTCCATGTTATGCTCCTTGTAGTTAGAAAATTTCTGCTTTCACCCACTGCGGTAAGTGGTTCCCCAAGAAGTGACAAGATATCATCTGAACATGGCGATGGTCAAGTGAAAGGAATAGGCATTCATTAGCAGTTTTTTAATAGACCTActtccattttacttttttggaaCTGAAGAGATGCCTTGTTCGCTTGACACTTTAGTTCAATATACTTTAACTAGTGTAAAGGAATCAGTACAAGTCCAAGAAACTACTTATTtcagttcaattttgcaaaacgTCTGCAAGATTACATAACAGGATCCATATCTCTAAGGTTACTTTTGTATCTaaggtttttttattattattattattattattattattattactactactactactacaagAAAAACTGAGTTTGCTGGACTCATTACTTGAGCAAGTAACCAACTGAATTCCATTAAGATTTTTCATCCTTTATTCTTGCCCTCAAGGGAGTGTCTGAGCTTTTATTGCTATGCTTGCTTCAGCTGTCCTCATACTCAAAGAGGGCTTTTCTAATCGTAAAGTGAATGTAGGTCAGGAAAGAGAGTTTGTGAAGAGTTATTATGAATCAGTTTAGTGGAATAGATAATCCAGCCCAGCCATATactgatttatttattattattttgttttaggCTCAGATACTCCATCCAAACTCTATCATGGCTTCAACAAAGCGAAAGATTGGAGAAAAGAATGGGCTTGAGAACGACTCTAAAAAGTCGAAACTGGAATTTGATTATGCTGAAAAACTGATTGCCCTAGAAAATGAGCTTGTGGAAAAGATACTCACCTCTGGGACAGATTTTAAGCATGATAAAAATGTCGCTTACACCTACAACCCATTAGATTACGCCGCTGAGTTGCACGCTCAATATGTTCAGAGGTTTTGCCAAGGCCCGAAGAAGATTCTGTTTTTGGGAATGAATCCTGGGCCCCATGGCATGACCCAAACTGGGGTAAGCCGAAAACCtctatttttgttcttttcctcACGACTTTTTCCGTACAAGACAGATGACACAAGGAGTTAGATCATATGGGTGGGCACTGCTGCTTAAGTGCTGAAAAGCTGCGTGTCATTACCCTGACTTGAGTACTATGACAATCGATCAGATGCCTCTCTAAAGCTGTAGTTTCACATTCAGTATGAattatttgtaaatatttatgcgccaaattttcatcaagcACTTGATATTCAAAGGATCCGAGAAAAATGTGGCTTCTGATTTTCACCTATCCCTTTAGTCAGAAGTAAACGCTACAATAGATCCCTCTTCATTGTACCTTCCCTGACAGTATAATCAGATATTAGGTCAAAATGCACATGGTCAGATGACATTTTTCCTTGTACTATCTTACAAGTCGTAGTAATTTCATGCATCCAGCcgaatgaaaatttttgtgcCTTTAGACTAATTACTAAcatgtttcattgttttttaaGGTTCCATTCGGAGAAATTCCTGCTGTAAGAGATTTTCTTGGTATCCGCGGACCTGTGCAGCAACCAAAAAGGTCGCACCCAAAGCTCCCGGTTACTGGACTCAACTGCTCCAGAAGCGAACCAAGCGGAAAGCGATTTTGGGGTCTAGCTAAGGAGTTAAGTGGCGGAGATCCAGATGTATTCTTCAAAAATGCCATTGTTTACAACTACTTTCCATTGAGTTTCATCACATCTGCAGGCA belongs to Bemisia tabaci chromosome 6, PGI_BMITA_v3 and includes:
- the LOC109042501 gene encoding single-strand selective monofunctional uracil DNA glycosylase isoform X1, which translates into the protein MVGDVTRWRTASPRPTPPPSSIPPKPRTLRQHKRFILCSAAEFLETLLRVSGANNAADSHDQFLIAQILHPNSIMASTKRKIGEKNGLENDSKKSKLEFDYAEKLIALENELVEKILTSGTDFKHDKNVAYTYNPLDYAAELHAQYVQRFCQGPKKILFLGMNPGPHGMTQTGVPFGEIPAVRDFLGIRGPVQQPKRSHPKLPVTGLNCSRSEPSGKRFWGLAKELSGGDPDVFFKNAIVYNYFPLSFITSAGRNITPVELNKGAQALIDKVGDEILSKVLKLFEVDTIVAIGAFAKKRSDAAIKQFKVPNVKVVQILHPSPRSPAANKDWNGAVRKVLQQHDLLKYLEC
- the LOC109042501 gene encoding single-strand selective monofunctional uracil DNA glycosylase isoform X3 codes for the protein MIYQPFHVMLLVVRKFLLSPTAAQILHPNSIMASTKRKIGEKNGLENDSKKSKLEFDYAEKLIALENELVEKILTSGTDFKHDKNVAYTYNPLDYAAELHAQYVQRFCQGPKKILFLGMNPGPHGMTQTGVPFGEIPAVRDFLGIRGPVQQPKRSHPKLPVTGLNCSRSEPSGKRFWGLAKELSGGDPDVFFKNAIVYNYFPLSFITSAGRNITPVELNKGAQALIDKVGDEILSKVLKLFEVDTIVAIGAFAKKRSDAAIKQFKVPNVKVVQILHPSPRSPAANKDWNGAVRKVLQQHDLLKYLEC
- the LOC109042501 gene encoding single-strand selective monofunctional uracil DNA glycosylase isoform X2, whose amino-acid sequence is MVGDVTRWRTASPRPTPPPSSIPPKPRTLRQHKRFILCSAAEFLETLLRVSGANNAADSHDQFLIAQILHPNSIMASTKRKIGEKNGLENDSKKSKLEFDYAEKLIALENELVEKILTSGTDFKHDKNVAYTYNPLDYAAELHAQYVQRFCQGPKKILFLGMNPGPHGMTQTGVPFGEIPAVRDFLGIRGPVQQPKRSHPKLPVTGLNCSRSEPSGKRFWGLAKELSGGDPDVFFKNAIVYNYFPLSFITSAGRNITPVELNKGAQALIDKVGDEILSKVLKLFEVDTIVAIGAFAKKRSDAAIKQFKVPNVKNVYEILFYHGQ